In the Pecten maximus chromosome 5, xPecMax1.1, whole genome shotgun sequence genome, cacttaaccacaaaatgaatgaaatttgtgtgcaaacttagtttgtcaaaatagggtatgatcttttagaatatcacaagtatttttagtaaaaacgtcaagtaaagaaataaaaaaaaaaaaaaaaaaatgaagaaaatggatggctgagggacactttcgccagaaattcggtaatgttatgagagaaaaaaactctttcattatgtgtgtatgtaggatagggatattccaccctcgggatcacaaaatgtggtaaaaccctcggcaagcctcgggtttcaccacatttgtgacccctcgggtggaatatccctatcctacatatacacatatgaaagagtcttataattATACTGAAAGCTTTATCCAGAGAACGGAATCCAAACACAACCGTACACGAAAAACACTTTTACAGTGCATTCAATATTTCGGTAGATGTGTCCTCAATACAATGATAATTCTGAAAAAACTTTTAGTATTAGAATTGTAGGGAACAAAACAACGTATACAACATctatataaaattgtaatttaGTTCATCACATTCTTTCCGTTATTTAAATGCACTTCCTCGTGATATTTTCGAGTGAAATTGATATGAAGGCTGaagtattattatataaaccGCTTATTGTAGTACATAATTTTGTATGTCTGAACAATCGAGTAGGAAATTAAGTAACTAAACACAGAGATCACCGGGGTTTATAGACAAAATATTGAACACTGTCTTACTCGCGGTCGAGATTAACGAgctataataatataaaaactATAATTGAACTTTTCTCAGAAAATCCTTATGCTTCACTGGAGTCTACATGTTGTCTGTTTGATAGGTTAGAGTTGGAGTTGTCTCCCGTACACCACGTCATTCGATATCCCCACTTAAATCGAAGTATTCAAACATAGTCTGGTGTCCACTCCCTTAGCACAAGTAGTAGGCTACATATAGGTGGACAGGTGACACCGAGGTACATGTAACATGCTTGGGTTTTCCCCGGATACACCGGTTTCCTACCACAGGAAGACCCGTCGTACACCCATATCCGGGCCAAACAGAGCAATCAATATAAgctgatataatttgtttcagAATTGtcgtaaaataaagtttacatttatgCAGTGTCAACGTGTTGAGTACCCCAATCAGTCGGCACCATTCTCGGGGTAGTGTTTCCCGCTTTCCCCAGTGGGACACTCCTCAATTTAACAAAGACAGTAAATGATTCAGTTctggacattttctttttaaatattgttttcttggAATTTAGTAGAAAAGATAGAATAAGACTGCAATACACATAACATACTCTACTTTATCTATAGTTCTTGAAAACAAGTCATTAAATGACCCGTTTTCCTATGAAAAAGTACAACGTCATGAGGAATTGTTGAAAACACGAGGAAAATCACTTTCCATCCTTCAGTCGTACACATTTTCCGGGTATGTTTAAAAAAAGCGCAATCGTCAGAACTTTTTGAATGTTCTAAAACAATCCACGTTGTATATGAACGTGTCGAACAGAGACATACAAATGTGTGTCTCGAAtgaaacaaaacctttatttacATGctgtgaaatattttaattttgtagtttGCCTTTCCACTGTATGCTAATCTCGACTACATTcacatttcatgaaaatcttGTGACGTCGTTCTGGCAACAGGTCTACTTTCCGTCCATTGTTATACACACTCAGATACTGTACATATGCATCACTCATATAGACGATTTTCAGAAGTTGTTTCGGTGAATAAACATATAATTGAACAAATGTGAAAAGATGTTTTAATCTTGATAAAGTAGATAACTTTTTCATCGTTTTAGCCTGATCTTCGAGTTACTTTTAGATTACTCGGCTATTATGTTGATATAGGATTCATCCTTAAAAGTGAAACTGTCTACTAttaatgaatagataaatagataaacaaataaacgaAATCAGCATCAGAATGGTAGCATCAATTAGCCTGGTGATTCTGACGTCACTACCCCATTGATGTGGCGTTTTCAGAATATCTTTAGATTGACATAATTGATATAGAAGACACTTACCCTCCCAGAACAACCTCCTAATTCTCTAAGTATTTGTCGGTGTCAccgtattttttattttatttagtttttgtttttttttcgtgttTCGGATTCTTTCACCATGCAATCGATAATGGGTGATATTTTCCCTTACACATGAACTTTCTATCATGTTCTATCatgttatatttttgatattacaATCTAATCTAAATGGTTGGGCGCGTTTCCTTTCAGTTTTTGCATATCAGATGTTATATTACAACTTGAATGGTTGGAAATGAACGAATAAACTCATAAAAGTTTATATGAAAATTTTTGGCCAAAAGGTAACTTTCTACATATGATTAGCAATATAATCAGCTAACATCTACACATCattgatatgatgtatattatcacaggcgtctgcatctggttagtattaatagaaaagaTATATTAGCCCATATATTAGGAGTAGGTATATATAGCATTTATTAGACTTTGAAAACTTGAATAATTAGTATCAATGTTGAAATTTGCATCAAAGTCTTCAATCAAACATTTATAAGACCTATCTTTataaacaaacaatgtaatagatCAAATATACCCAATTTTTGTACCATGCATTATTGTTTTTCTAATATTTGCTAATTGttgtttataaaataacatttcgaCACAATGAGACAACAATTTCCAAATTTATTATACATCTGTCTGAATTTCTTATTTTAAGGTTCCTTCTTCATAAGATGTTATAACTTTATCTCCTTTTACTTGATTTACttttaaatagaaaattgtacaaatgtattgtttatgtacCTATACACTGACTTTCAACCACTATAAGGCCACCCTCACAGAGGGTGACACaacatttattaattaaatgatCAAATACTGATTGATTATAGAAGaacaaaacatataaaatacatataatacattattgGCCACCCTCACAGAGGGTGacaaaacattaattaattaagtgatcaaatatattgattgattatataataacataacataaaaaaatcacatGTAATATATTGGGAGCCACCCTCACAGAGGGTGacaaaacattaattaattaagtgatcaaatatattgattgattatataataacataacataaaaaaatcacatgtaatatattgataGCCACCCTCACAGAGGGTGacaaaacattaattaattaagtgatcaaatatattgattgattatataataacataacataaaaaaatcacatgtaatatattgataGCCACCCTCACAGAGGTTgacaatacatttataaataaagtgatcaaatatattgattgattatagaaacacaaaatatatacaggtaatatattacTTTAATAAACTTATAGCAAATTGTAAACAAGGAGGTAGAGGGTGAGAGTTCAAAAATAACGTCGTTGTTTATAAGTTTTTAAAAGGGTATGCTAGCGATTCAGCAAATTTAAAAAGATGTCTGCCTGATCCGCGAAAAAAACTTCTTGTATTGGCGTTTTCCATTCAAAGGTTAGGTTAAACGCTTAACTGCCTTCCATTTTTTTTAGCGTATACGTTATCGGAGCTCTAAATCTATAATTGAGTATTTGTTTCCAGGCCGTCTCATCCTTGGTGAATCCATGGCTAATCAACAATTAATAACTGTCTTTGTCCATCACTAGGTGACAGTATTAGCAGAGTTTTTCTATATTCACCCGCACTTACTACAATTGTACTCTTCAATATTTTGTAGGAAGCAATATAAATAAATGGCTTAACGGAGATATTAAAAGAAGCTTTTATTTAACCTATTGTGTAAGTATTCTTTTATTCCAAACCGATATTAAAGACTTTATTGCCATCATAATCTATCCCTAATGAAGTGAAGCATGTACTTCCctattttaagttttttttgtttgctgAAAATCCATGATATCTGGTCTTGAAGAATTTATTTCTAAGCCCAGTTTGTCCTAACAAACACATAACCATGTTATTGTCCTAACAAACATATAACCATGTTATTGTCCTAACAAACATATAACCATGTTATTGTCCTAACAAACATATTACCATGTTATTGTCCTAACAAACATATAACCATGTTATTGTCCTACCAAACACATAACCGATTTATTCTCCTAACAAACACATAACCATATTATTGTCCTATCGAACACATAACCATGTTATTGTCCTAACAAACATATAACCATGTTATTGTCCTAACAAACATATAACCATGTTATTGTCCTACCAAACACATAACCGAGTTATTCTCCTAACAAACACATAACCATATTATTGTCCTATCGAACACATAACCATATTATTGTCCAACCCAACACATACCCATGTTATTGTCCTACCAAACACATAACGATGTAATTGTCCTACCAAACATAAAGCCAGGCTGTTGCCCTTACAGAATATAAATGAACTATATTAAGCGgtattgatatcaaaataccaGGGCTTTATAGGACTGTTTATATCGAAGAGTTTGGAAGGTCGACAGTCGTAGTCAAACAACTCACAGTCTGGTTCAAACATCTTACTTAATCTATCCATGTCTTCTCTGTCCAACGTGGAAAACGCTTCTAACAAAGCGTCGTTTTTGTTCTGTTTAGCTACGTTTTTGTCACGTGCATCTCCGATTCCTTTGTGTATTAATTCTGTAAGGATTTCCCTGGTCATTCTCTCACTTTTCTCTCTTGTTGTTGGATATTTGGAGTTTTTACTGATAATACCTCTAATTTGAAACTTTTTCCACATTAGTTTTTGCGCTTCAAAGAATGAAACCCCACACTCTCGGAAACGGTTCCGAAACAAAAATAGCAGTTTCACCTGATCATAAATTGTGTCATTCAGAGTCTGTCCATGGAAATCATTTTCCAGCGATTTCCTTAGTCTTGTTTTCCCCATTCGATCCAATAGATAAAAGGTGTCTTCCGAAAGGCTTTCTAGTTTACCTATTATATCATACTTGTAGTGACATATATCACAATGTTCATATTGGGGAGTGAAATGTCCATTCCTTCTGATATTGTAATTCTCGTCATACAGAACCGTCTTAACAAACTCTCTGAATGTGACATCATGACCACACTTTAAATCCATTCTGCTCGGATTCTTTCTGACAACCGACACCGCAAACGCACCATAAGCTTTCCAAAATATGACATTAGGTGAAAATAATTTGTCAACGTAACCGGAAAATAACCGGCCAAATGGTTCTCGGACAAACATAAAAGATAATGCTTTCTCTGTGAAAGCAGCACGCTGATTTTCAGGCAGAAGACGTAAAGAATCAAACGTTGTCAAAGTGGCGGATACGGACGGGAGGAAAGGAGAGTTGGCATTTGATTCTCCATTCACAatctgaaaaatacaaaaattataaaaatgcgCCATTGTAGAATTCTTGGGAataaccaaccaattgaaaaaagtAGACTTTTGAAACATCTCCTGTATATAGAAAATTGAGTCAGGGATAAGATGTCTTGCAGCCACTGATTAGCCAGTATGTtctaaagtaacaaaatagatatgtagcctgataggtaactatctaTAGGAAATGTTTATATAGATTTCGTAAGTCCGGTTGAAATTCTTTTTCCAAAAGTTCAGGTcaaaacaggtaaacaaaacaggtaaacatttaagatttttgagatttTTAACGCGAAATTCATCCATTTTCAAATGGCTACACTGGGAAAAATTTGAGCTGAGGTACccaacttgttttttttttattacgtgTTATATGGGACCCTAAACATTTGTTATAAAgcataattgccatattgaattcaagaattttattGGTATACTCCAAAACGTTTACACtgaagtctatggaaaaacaattgtttGGTTGGTCCCGCATACTCCCAAATAATCTAAAAatctagttgcacacatgtattaatggcaatcaaAGATGCTCATTTACGCTCTCTTTACATTAAAAATGGTCATATGACTGGATGCTTGACCGGGTGAATCCTTGCgacatcaatatttaaaaataactaGCCACCTTTatttttatcgcgagatttgtcacgggCCGAGAACGAGTCTTCCAAAacgtacactacacataaactGCACATATAGCTGTTCGTTAACTTGCCGATTCCAGCCCCTTCTACGTTTTTTGGTAGAATCTGTGTTGACTGATATCTCTCcagttgcattgtgggactaatttaCGCAGAAACTTGGTCCGTCGGACCAAGTTATTACTTTTGGGAATTTTACGTATACTTTCATAGATACACATTTCCTACAGTTTCGTattaagtctgaaaactgtaaagaggtcaaaatgtgaacatttatacatatttctttgggagtatAGGGTTTTTATTCTCAGCATCAGATAAAGTCAATTTTAAACGATATAGTCCTTATAATGTAAATCCTTATCAGAATATAACATACGTTATCTTATAAAAAAAGGATTAAAAACAGTGAATGCTGAGTTGATCTGTTTCTTAATTTCTTTAATTAACGTTGACATAACTTAATATCAGCGATGTTACGAGCTTTGATAACTTCAACGAGATTCAAATTGGCTATTAACGTAGAACTGTTACACAATCAAACTGGTAGTCAATAACGTACGTTTTGAGTATTTTAACGGTGAAATAATCggaaattatgataaaaaaaaataccccaAATTTTATTTACACACTCTATCTTTTCTCCCAAACAATGTCTTGGGATATGTCTGTGTTTCTTTTACTCTTTTTAGCGCTGACTTTGTTAATGCTTTCTTTAAAGTACATACATCAGAACCCCGGGTTTAGAACTGCATTATGAGATTCAGGAGCTCCTCTGCTTTGAAAGACAATCACATGCATTGTTCTCTATTGTCCCGCTACTCTGAAAGACAACCAAATGCATTGTTCTCTAGTGTCCCCTCTACTCTGAAAGACAATCATTTGCATTGTTTCTCAATTATTTCCTGTCTCTCTTCTCCGAAGGACACTCATATGCCTTGTTTCTCTATTAATCTCAGTCACTCCGCTCTGAAGCAAATATGCTTTGTTTCCCTGTTTTGCTGGATCGTAAATGATGTAGGTTTTGAAGAACAATCCTCCAATTTTCCCGTTCAGGTATACAGGAATCCTTCATGGAGCAATTTGTCAGAAAAAAGATAATTTACACATGTCTCGGTATGGGTGGTTGTAGCTTGCTTGATGataacaatttgaaaaaaaaatgatatgagcGTTAATGAGAAAATTATATTGTTAAACTGTGAAACATTCATAACTTACCCGAAATACCCGTTTCCAGAATGTAGACGCTGACTTCTGTACGGCACAATAGGCTAGTCGTTGTTTTCGATCGATGATGATACGTGATAAAGTATCGCCTTTGCGGCCCACAAACTTAGATCTGTTCTCTGCACACATCTTTGTGATCCGATCCCTCCTCACCTTATATACATCCTTCATAGGTGATGTATTGTTATTCAGTTTGATCTTTATAGCTTTTTGTTTGTTCTGAAATTATTAATGACAGATAAACcgtatttgtaaatattacaaaGAGTACGAGAGTATATCAGCAAACAATCTAATGGTATGAATGTGAATGTCTTTGGGAGCCAATATAGTCGTCAAACTTGACAAGAAATCAAGATTTGGGCTCTAACATAAACGGTCAAGGGatgagaaaatgaaatatttgaaataaaaaagaaggTTTGTGAATCTACTGACTGTACTAATAGGACGTACCAGTTCTAAGTACTTGTATTACTGCATACAAAAGTTTAGATACATCCAATCAAGATCGATAAATCATATGGTTTGGTGTTCGTCTTCAGAGATGAATTTCAACTCTTGTACAGTTCCTGATAATGGTATCTGTATAAATCAAGCCATGGGTGAGATTTATGAACAGAACATAGTTCACACTCCAGGAAGTTATCATCTgcttcacagttcattttgagCGAATTGGAATACAAGGACAAACAGTCAGGTCGTTGATTGGCAGGCTACAGAATTTATATACGTAAGTGTTAAAGTAACGGCATAAGGTTTTTCTCCGAGCTGATATTCGTGTGTTTTCGTTCTCGGTTCATTACACAGACACTGCAATGGACATGTGTGTTATCTCAGGCATTACTCGAAGTGTTGAGCAATAAGCAGGTGGTATCAAAAACCATATTTGGAAAGTCATGCCTTCGGGAAAGAAACAATAGCTCATCTCGCGTTGTCCAGCTCTTGGACCACAAGCGAGTTAAAGAggacaaaaatgtacaaaaagaAGGAAAGTGAGCACAACCAGATGTTTAATCTCGTAATTCAAAACACATAGAAAATAGgcacaaattttatgaactcCTTTCAAAACAAAAGAATTTCGATAAAGTTGggtatattgtaaatattgcaACAAAAACATTTGGCTGTGAAATTTTCCAAACATATTCTTACCTTTTCGTCTGAGTTTGTCTTAATGTTCACTAGGTTGAGCGCCTGTGGTAAATCtgaaataaagataaaactTCATTTCTGCTTTTGGTCCAAAAATGACCTTTTAAAGTAACAAATGCAGTATCTCAAAAGTTGTTCACGTCTTGATAAAAAAGTACTGAAGCTTGTAAATACATTTGGAAGTGTTCCAGGCAAGAAACGTGATTACTTACGGAAAAGAAACACGCTTACATTAAACATAGCGAAATACGTCATGAAAACATAAGAAAAGGACACCACTGTTGCAGATTAAACACAAGGAAATACGTCATGGTAAATTAGTCGCAGGGTAATATTTCAGTAGCTTAGACACAAGGTAGAATGTCATGGTAGATAAAACACAAGGTCATATGTCATGGTAGATAAAACACAAGGTCATATGTCATGGTAGATAAAACACAAGGTCATATGTCATGGTAGATTAGACACCAGGTAATATGTCATGGTAGATTAGACACAAGGTAATATGTCATTGTAGATTAGCCACTAGGTAATATGTCATGGTAGATTAGACACAAGGTAATATGTCATGGTAGATTAGACACAAGGTCATATGTCATGGTAGATTAGACACTAGGTAATATGTCATGGTAGATTAGACACAAGGCAATATGTCATGGTAGATTAGACACAGGGTAATGTGTCATGGTAGATTAGACACAAGGTAATGTGTCATGGTAGATAAGACACAAGGTCATATGTCATGGTAGATTAGACACAAGGTAATATGTCATGGTAGATTAGACACAAGGTCATATGTCATGGTAGATTAGACACAAGGTAATATGTCATGGTAGATTAGACACAAGGCAATATGTCATGGTAGATTAGACACAAGGTAATGTGTCATGGTAGATTAGACACAAGGTAATGTGTCATGGTAGATTAGACACAAGGTCATATGTCATGGTAGATTAGAAACAAGGTAAATATGTCATGGTAGATTAGACACAAGGTAATATGTCATGGTAGATTAGACACCAGGTAATATGTCATGGTAGATTAGACACAAGGTAATATGTCATGGTAGATTAGACACAAGGTAATATGTCATGGTGGATTAGACACAAGGAAATACGTCATGGTAGATTAGACACAAGGTAATATGTCAGTAGATTGGACACAAGGTAATATGTCATGGTAGATTAGACACAAGGAAATACGTCATGGTAGATTAGACACAGGGTAATATGTCATGGTAGATTAGACACAAGGTAATATGTCATGGTAGATTAGACACAAGGTTATATGTCATGGTAGATTAGACACAAGGTAATATGTCATGGTATATAAGACATAAGGTTATATGTCATGGTATATAAGACGCAGGTAATATGTCATGGTAGATTAGACACAAGGTCATATGTCATGGTAGATTAGACACAAGGTAATATGTCATGGTAGATTAGACACAAGGTAATATGTCATGGTAGATTAGACACAAGGTCATATGTCATGGTAGATTAGACACTAGGTAATATGTCATGGTAGATTAGACACAAGGCAATATGTCATGGTAGATTAGACACAGGGTAATGTGTCATGGTAGATTAGACACAAGGTAATGTGTCATGGTAGATTAGACACAAGGTCATATGTCATGGTAGATTAGACACAAGGTAATATGTCATGGTAGATTAGACACAAGGTCATATGTCATGGTAGATTAGACACAAGGTAATATGTCATGGTAGATTAGACACAAGGCAATATGTCATGGTAGATTAGACACAAGGTAATGTGTCATGGTAGATTAGACACAAGGTAATGTGTCATGGTAGATTAGACACAAGGTCATATGTCATGGTAGATTAGAAACAAGGTAAATATGTCATGGTAGATTAGACACAAGGTAATATGTCATGGTAGATTAGACACCAGGTAATATGTCATGGTAGATTAGACACAAGGTAATATGTCATGGTAGATTAGACACAAGGTAATATGTCATGGTGGATTAGACACAAGGAAATACGTCATGGTAGATTAGACACAAGGTAATATGTCAGTAGATTGGACACAAGGTAATATGTCATGGTAGATTAGACACAAGGAAATACGTCATGGTAGATTAGACACAGGGTAATATGTCATGGTAGATTAGACACAAGGTAATATGTCATGGTAGATTAGACACAAGGTTATATGTCATGGTAGATTAGACACAAGGTAATATGTCATGGTATATAAGACATAAGGTTATATGTCATGGTATATAAGACGCAGGTAATATGTCATGGTAGATTAGACACAAGGTCATATGTCATGGTAGATTAGACACAAGGTAATATGTCATGGTATATAAGACACAAGGTAATATGTCAGTAGATTGGACACAAGGTAATATGTCATGGTAGATTAGACACAAGGTCGTATGTCATGGCAGATTAGACACAAGGTAATATGTCATGGTATATAAGACACAAGGTAATATGTCAGTAGATTGGACACAAGGTAATATGTCATGGTAGATTAGACACAAGGTAATATGTCAGTAGATTGGACACAAGGTAATATGTCAGTAGATTAGACACAAGGTAATATGTCATGGTAGATTAGACACAAGGTAATATGTCATGGTAGATTAGACACAAGGTAATATGTCAGTAGATTGGACACAAGGTAATATGTCAGTAGATTGGACACAAGGTAATACGTCAGTAGATTAGACGCAATGTAATATGTCATGGTATATAAGACACAAGGTAATATGTCAGTAGATTGGACACAAGGTAACATGTCATGGTAGATTAGACACAAGGTAATATGTCATGGTAGATTAGACACAAGGTAATATGTCATGGTATATAAGACACAAGGTAATATGTCAGTAGATTGGACACAAGGTAACATGTCATGGTAGATTAGACACAAGGTAATATGTCATGGTAGATTAGACACAAGGTAATATGTCATGGTATATAAGACACAAGGTAATATGTCAGTAGATTGGACACAAGGTAATATGTCATGGTAGATTAGACACAAGGTAATATGTCAGTAGATTGGACACAAGGTAACATGTCATCACAAGGTAATATGTCAGTAGATTAGGCACAAGGTAATATGTCATGGTAGATTAGGCACAAGGTAATATGTCATGGTAGATTGGACACAAGGTAATATGTCAGTAGATTATACACAAGGTAATATGGCATGGTAGATTAGACTCAAGGTAATATGTCAGTAGATTGGACACAAGGTAATATGTCAGTAGATTAGGCACAAGGTAATATGTCATGGTAGATTAGACACCAGGTCATATGTCATGGTATATTAGACACAAGGTAATATGTCATGGTAGATTAGACACAAGGTAATATGTCATGGTAGATTAGACACAAGGTCATATGTCATGGTAGATTAGACACAAGGTAATATGTCATGGTAGATTAGACACAAGGTTATATGTCAGTAGATTAGACACAAGGTAATATGTCATGGTAGATTAGACACAAGGTAATATGTCATGGTAAATTAGACACAAGGTAATATGTCAGTAGATTAGGCACAAGGTAATATGTCATGGTAGATTAGACACAAGGTTATATGTCATGGTAGATTAGACACAAGGTAATATGTCATGGTAGATTAGGCACAAGGTAATATGTCATGGTAGATTAGACACAAGGTAATGTGTCATGGTAGATTAGACACAAGGTAATATGTCATTGTAGATTAGACACTAGGTAATACGTCATGGTAGATAAGACACAAGGCAATATGTCATGGTAGATAACCAAAAGGAAATACgttattataattaaaacaaaagaaatccGGCATGACAGTttaaacaaaaggaaatacgtCATGACGGTTAAAAGAAAAGGAAATACGTCATGGTAGATTATCATAAGGATATTCGGTATTATTGCATGGCAGCAAACATGGTGTATTGTAACTAATGACATGAGACATCCTGATTGACATGGATTTAAAGTCATTGATACATTTTGGGTCATGACGTTTCAacagaaatatgtgttgttttaTTACTGATGTATTTCATGAGAGCAACAAGTATTCTGCATGCTCTGACAAGATGACTAAATATACGTAGAGTgcatataaataataacaatcaattatctaacaaaactgacAAACCTTTCTGTTGTGGTTTAAAGTCCATTCCAAAGAATAAGGCTAGTGAAATGAAAGCAAGCAGCACAAGAAAGCCTTTTAACAGAGATACCCGCATCTTCCCAGAATAAGCATCCACTTTTTTACCGATAGCTTATATcccaaatatatattattataagaATGATTCGAAAAATATGATTCACGCAAAGTTTTATGcttaaaacattgtaaaattaaaaacgaaaatatgatataatcaaCATACAGTTATTGAAGTAACTTGAGAGTTTCAATGACTTAACACAATGCAACAAAAAGAACTTTACATTATAAAATTTCTATACAAGGACATGTACTCATATATACTTGAATCTGATCGGACACGTGGACCAACACTACGATACAATAACAAACGGAGATAAGGACCAGTCACCACCCCACTGGTCTACATTAATGGAAATAGATTAATTGTCCTAAGGGCATGTGTAACATTACATAAGTTAATGATCGTATAAACCATGTCTTCACGATGACTTCATAGATTGAAAGTTAACTTGATACACGTATGCCTGGGATCGTCAAACATATAGCATTGTAAAATAGAACGAAACAAATTCCATGTTGAAAGGTTAGAAAAGTGAGGAAAGTGAGAACATGTGATAACGATAAGAAAAGGTTAGAAACGATCAGAAAAAGTTAGAATGTTAGAACGGTGAGAAAAGGTAAGAACGGTTAGAAAGGTTAGAACGATTAGAAACGATTGAACGGTCAGAACGGTTAGAAAATTAGAACGATTAAAAAGGTTAGAAAGGTTAGAAAGCTAGTTTTAGTTCGCTATTCAAAGGAGTCTTGTCCTTCATGTGTACAAGAATGTTCGTTTTGTAATGaaggtactgaccgttggccggtgttttttctccgggtagtccggcttttctccaccttcaaaacctggcatgtccttaaatgaccttggctgttaatgtgttaaagaaaataaaccaaaccaaaagttGTGTAATGATGTCATGCGCAATATTTCTCAAAAGTATAAAAGAAACTGTGAAATGTTCGTCCTCACATTTTAGGGTTGGGTAACattattatttacataaa is a window encoding:
- the LOC117327643 gene encoding carbohydrate sulfotransferase 11-like, translated to MRVSLLKGFLVLLAFISLALFFGMDFKPQQKDLPQALNLVNIKTNSDEKNKQKAIKIKLNNNTSPMKDVYKVRRDRITKMCAENRSKFVGRKGDTLSRIIIDRKQRLAYCAVQKSASTFWKRVFRIVNGESNANSPFLPSVSATLTTFDSLRLLPENQRAAFTEKALSFMFVREPFGRLFSGYVDKLFSPNVIFWKAYGAFAVSVVRKNPSRMDLKCGHDVTFREFVKTVLYDENYNIRRNGHFTPQYEHCDICHYKYDIIGKLESLSEDTFYLLDRMGKTRLRKSLENDFHGQTLNDTIYDQVKLLFLFRNRFRECGVSFFEAQKLMWKKFQIRGIISKNSKYPTTREKSERMTREILTELIHKGIGDARDKNVAKQNKNDALLEAFSTLDREDMDRLSKMFEPDCELFDYDCRPSKLFDINSPIKPWYFDINTA